In Aspergillus fumigatus Af293 chromosome 2, whole genome shotgun sequence, a genomic segment contains:
- a CDS encoding FluG family protein: MAIEQHTSGWDNFVAKHGNVEFVWLQFMSYRSLVYTRMFPIQRFKAMVQKGKFITIPEVALLLGPGDVIAEGCFASGKFWLRPDFETVYCQPGSNGTRAVIMCDFVDDDGTHSLQCARSRLRYLEETLLSELKCSALVGFEIEVMFMQAEKINGAVRFSMANYEHSWSSMTADDESMLEMLETIARTLAMADVPLEQFHAEAAPGQWEFVLPPARPIQAADMLIRARETIKRVANSFGYHATVYSRPSSVHPGNGGHVHMSVNPVGELDNWVRKAESFFAGIMYHMPAIMAFSLPQDISYSRVAPGLWSGGEYASWGWENKEVPLRRIEENHFEFKLADGLANPYLTLSAMIAAGIDGMRSQQPLRGGDCVTSASELSPGERQALGINTILPKSLDESLNDLEKGLGLRELCGHMIIITYLMVKRTEAKILRQMAEDDRRNWLIARY; this comes from the coding sequence ATGGCCATCGAGCAACACACGTCCGGGTGGGACAACTTCGTCGCCAAACATGGCAACGTCGAATTCGTCTGGCTACAATTCATGTCCTACCGCAGTCTAGTCTATACGCGCATGTTCCCCATACAGAGATTCAAAGCCATGGTGCAAAAGGGCAAATTCATCACCATTCCGGAAGTCGCACTCCTCCTGGGTCCCGGCGATGTTATCGCCGAAGGATGTTTCGCGTCGGGTAAATTCTGGTTGCGACCGGATTTTGAGACCGTATATTGCCAGCCCGGATCCAATGGAACTCGAGCGGTCATTATGTGCGACTTTGTAGACGATGACGGCACGCATAGCTTGCAGTGCGCAAGGTCGCGACTGAGATATCTGGAGGAGACACTGTTGAGCGAGCTGAAGTGCTCAGCATTGGTCGGCTTTGAAATCGAGGTGATGTTCATGCAAGCTGAGAAGATTAATGGGGCTGTGCGGTTCTCCATGGCCAATTACGAGCATTCGTGGTCCAGTATGACCGCCGACGACGAGTCgatgctggagatgctggagacCATTGCGCGGACGCTGGCTATGGCAGATGTTCCCTTGGAGCAGTTCCATGCCGAAGCGGCACCGGGACAATGGGAGTTTGTCCTGCCGCCTGCGAGGCCCATCCAGGCCGCCGATATGCTGATCAGGGCTCGTGAGACCATCAAACGAGTTGCAAACTCGTTCGGATATCATGCTACAGTGTATTCGCGCCCATCATCCGTCCATCCCGGTAACGGCGGCCACGTACATATGTCCGTAAATCCCGTGGGTGAATTAGACAATTGGGTCCGTAAGGCAGAATCTTTCTTCGCAGGTATTATGTACCATATGCCCGCCATAATGGCGTTCTCCTTGCCTCAAGATATCAGCTATAGTCGTGTCGCACCTGGTCTTTGGAGTGGCGGCGAATACGCCTCCTGGGGGTGGGAGAACAAGGAAGTTCCACTTCGTCGCATCGAGGAGAATCATTTTGAGTTTAAGCTGGCTGACGGCCTCGCAAACCCTTATCTCACTCTGTCCGCAATGATCGCCGCTGGAATCGATGGGATGCGGAGTCAACAGCCTCTGCGGGGAGGTGACTGCGTGACATCTGCATCAGAGCTGTCCCCGGGCGAACGGCAGGCCCTGGGAATCAATACGATCCTGCCGAAGTCACTCGATGAGAGTTTGAATGACTTGGAGAAGGGCCTTGGTTTACGCGAACTGTGTGGCCAcatgatcatcatcacatATTTGATGGTCAAGCGGACGGAGGCAAAGATACTGCGCCAGATGGCCGAGGACGATCGAAGGAACTGGTTGATCGCGAGGTACTGA
- a CDS encoding putative MFS sugar transporter codes for MAPYFGLRGSTLSQAIICLVVCPAFVTYGYNLSVAGGLLTLESFVKTFPQIDTVNTTGAQQHYNSTIQGTVVALFTVGGIFGSLSCIYLGDRLGRRKVVFLASGVTIVGAVLMATAFDFAQFIVARLVLGLGTGAYLATVPVWQSEISKASKRGAHVVTDGIFIGIGVSLSLWIDFGFYFITGKSVSWRFPLAFQIVLLLTVMVFIVIFPESPRWLVKKGRVQEAREILAALADVEPDSESVSADIRDIELSLSICGNGSFKSMLTMGEQRLFNRTLLAAGGQMFQQMCGINLISMYATTIFEQYLGMSAINARILAGAMCLTQPLGGFLAFFTIDRLGRRPLMLWSAAAMSLSMAILAGTTSVTDNTGATVVAVIFLFVFQFIFTVGYSGLTFLYATEVAPLQLRAAISAVSTAAVWTFNFLLAQVTPVGFNSIGYQYYIIFAVLNAAIVPTVYLFFPETNGRTLEEIDEIFIRSKSIFDPPRVARSLPRMHFAEVVDVATDSGDDHFKLTKG; via the exons ATGGCGCCTTATTTTGGCCTCCGTGGCTCTACCTTGAGCCAGGCCATCATCTGTCTGGTCGTGTGTCCGGCCTTTGTTACCTATGGATACAACCTGAGCGTGGCCGGGGGTCTGTTGACGCTCGAATCGTTCGTCAAGACCTTTCCCCAGATTGATACGGTCAATACCACCGGGGCTCAGCAACATTACAACTCCACCATTCAGG GAACCGTTGTGGCCCTTTTCACCGTGGGGGGAATCTTTGGCTCCCTGTCGTGCATTTACCTTGGTGACCGCCTGGGCCGCCGTAAGGTGGTCTTTCTTGCATCCGGCGTGACAATCGTCGGCGCGGTTCTGATGGCCACAGCATTCGACTTTGCTCAGTTCATTGTGGCGCGACTGGTTCTGGGTTTAGGGACCGGTGCATATCTGGCGACGGTGCCTGTGTGGCAGTCGGAGATTTCCAAAGCCAGCAAACGGGGTGCGCATGTGGTGACCGACGGCATCTTCATCGGCATTGGGGTCTCCCTATCCCTCTGGATTGACTTTGGCTTCTACTTCATCACCGGCAAATCGGTGTCGTGGCGCTTCCCCCTCGCGTTCCAGATTGTCTTGCTGTTGACTGTGATGGTGTTCATCGTGATCTTTCCTGAATCGCCCCGATGGCTGGTCAAAAAGGGGAGAGTTCAGGAGGCCCGAGAGATTCTTGCCGCGCTGGCCGATGTCGAGCCGGACTCGGAGTCGGTCAGCGCAGACATTCGCGACATTGAGCTCTCGCTGTCCATCTGTGGCAATGGCTCGTTCAAGAGCATGCTCACGATGGGCGAGCAGCGGCTGTTCAATCGCACTCTTCTCGCGGCCGGCGGGCAGATGTTCCAGCAGATGTGCGGGATCAACCTGATCAGCATGTACGCGACGACCATCTTCGAGCAGTACCTGGGCATGAGCGCGATCAATGCGCGCATCCTCGCTGGAGCCATGTGCCTGACGCAGCCGCTGGGCGGGTTTTTGGCTTTCTTCACGATCGACCGGCTGGGCCGGCGGCCCCTGATGCTGTGGAGTGCGGCTGCCATGTCTCTCTCCATGGCCATCCTCGCGGGGACCACCTCGGTGACGGACAACACGGGCGCAACCGTCGtcgccgtcatcttcctgtTTGTCTTTCAGTTCATATTCACCGTCGGCTACTCGGGCCTGACCTTCCTCTACGCGACCGAGGTCGCACCCTTGCAGCTGCGAGCGGCCATCAGCGCCGTCTCCACGGCCGCCGTGTGGACCTTCAACTTCCTCCTGGCGCAGGTGACCCCCGTCGGCTTCAACTCCATCGGGTACCAGTACTATATCATCTTCGCGGTGCTCAACGCAGCCATCGTGCCGACGgtctacctcttcttccctgaGACCAACGGCCGCACcctcgaggagatcgacgagATCTTCATCCGGTCAAAGAGCATCTTCGACCCGCCCCGCGTCGCGCGCAGCCTGCCCCGGATGCATTTTGCCGAGGTGGTCGACGTCGCGACGGACTCCGGGGACGACCACTTCAAATTAACCAAGGGCTGA
- a CDS encoding glycoside hydrolase family 131 protein, translating into MKSWLVFLPLVRCDVIWNGFFDANFTVDHFDQCTPPLSLVSIDIHRSWSNQIPPYQWYIHGSQPTSHYLSLSPAFKNPASKVDAQGIRITIDSSSSWNGQTMMRSEIIPQKAAGVNLGQGHLYYHFSVSTLATNAPDPSLEHQIAFFENHFTELKYGRLSGTADDNTLRWMVGGQTKWETQLVPGTWYNFAYDIDFDAKTVGLWASTGAEALKKVVENLGANTFTDSQDWHVGELRLDNGATAAAEDWFWSGVYIESGEVTTDVAGPSA; encoded by the exons ATGAAATCCtggctcgtcttcctccCCCTCGTCCGCTGCGACGTGATCTGGAACGGCTTCTTCGACGCCAACTTTACCGTCGACCACTTTGACCAATGTACCCCTCCCCTTTCACTTGTATCCATAGATATACACA GGTCCTGGTCTAATCAAATCCCCCCGTACCAATGGTACATCCACGGCTCGCAGCCAACCTCTCACTACCTAAGCCTCTCGCCTGCATTCAAGAACCCAGCCTCCAAGGTCGATGCTCAGGGCATCCGGATCACCATT gactcctcctcctcctggaaCGGCCAAACGATGATGCGCAGCGAGATCATCCCCCAGAAAGCCGCAGGCGTCAACCTAGGCCAGGGACACCTGTACTATCACTTCTCGGTGTCGACACTGGCAACCAACGCCCCGGATCCGAGTCTGGAGCATCAGATTGCTTTTTTTGAG AACCACTTCACGGAACTCAAATACGGCCGGCTCAGCGGCACTGCCGATGATAATACCCTCCGCTGGATGGTCGGCGGACAGACGAAGTGGGAGACGCAGCTGGTCCCCGGGACCTGGTACAATTTTGCGTATGATATCGACTTCGATGCGAAGACCGTGGGCCTGTGGGCATCGACTGGGGCGGAGGCGCTGAAGAAGGTTGTGGAGAATCTTGGTGCGAATACGTTTACTGATTCTCAGGATTGGCATGTGGGGGAGCTGAGGTTGGATAACGGGGCCACCGCTGCTGCGGAGGATTGGTTCTGGTCGGGGGTTTATATAGAGAGTGGAGAGGTGACTACGGATGTAGCGGGGCCTTCTGCTTAA
- a CDS encoding SDR family oxidoreductase — MPIPVPAASSLLDLLSLKGKTVVVTGASGPRGMGIEAARGCAEMGANIALTYASRPEGGEKNAAEIAKTYGVKAKAYKCNVGDWESVQKLVADVIAEFGQIDAFIANAGRTASAGILDGSVNDWAEVIQTDLTGTFYCAKAVGPHFKERGKGSFVITSSMSGHIANYPQEQTSYNVAKAGCIHFAKSLANEWRDFARVNSISPGYIDTGLSDFVDKKTQDLWLSMIPMGRNGDAKELKGAYVYLCSDASSYMTGTDLLIDGGYCIR; from the coding sequence ATGCCTATCCCCGTccccgccgcctcctccctcctcgacctcctcagCCTGAAGGGCAAAACCGTGGTGGTGACCGGCGCGTCCGGCCCCCGCGGCATGGGCATCGAAGCCGCCCGTGGCTGCGCGGAAATGGGCGCCAACATCGCCCTCACATACGCCTCCCGCCCGGAAGGCGGCGAGAAGAACGCAGCCGAGATCGCCAAAACCTACGGcgtcaaggccaaggcctACAAGTGCAACGTGGGCGACTGGGAGAGCGTCCAGAAGCTGGTCGCGGACGTGATCGCCGAGTTCGGGCAGATCGACGCCTTCATCGCGAATGCGGGGCGTACCGCCAGCGCAGGGATCCTGGATGGCTCGGTGAATGACTGGGCGGAGGTGATCCAGACGGATCTGACGGGTACGTTTTACTGCGCGAAGGCTGTCGGCCCGCACTTCAAGGAGCGGGGCAAGGGCAGCTTCGTCATCACGAGCAGTATGTCGGGCCATATTGCGAACTATCCGCAGGAGCAGACGAGCTACAATGTGGCCAAGGCGGGGTGCATTCACTTTGCCAAGTCGCTGGCGAATGAGTGGCGGGATTTTGCCAGGGTTAACAGTATCTCGCCGGGGTATATCGATACCGGCTTGTCGGACTTCGTGGACAAGAAGACGCAGGACCTGTGGTTGAGTATGATTCCCATGGGCCGCAACGGGGACGCGAAAGAGCTCAAGGGCGCGTACGTATATCTGTGCAGCGATGCCAGTTCCTACATGACGGGGACGGACCTGCTCATTGACGGGGGTTACTGCATTCGTTGA
- a CDS encoding putative integral membrane protein, with protein sequence MLNGRSEAIVAATSVFLALSLVTVCLRCFVRARVVRAFGLDDWTMVAAMALNLAFAICTLVGCSYGMGQKQDYFRSRPDYYRRALLCWWLGQFFYIITCVVAKLSIIISLLRITINRVHILILYAAMGVALAVGLLFFFFTMFECKPVDYFWNRSSKPGSCLDADILIAIAYTYSVGAAITDFTIGILPVFIIWSLRMNTRTKMAIAGILGIGCIASAAVIVRIPFVHNYKDPDFFYATYQISIWSNVEAGLGITAGSLTTLRPLVRFLRDGSSVSRSQQRTPGSFPLSGNIPKGLTRRSKPDEGVDDARRLWTGMADEEYQGITTTIITGSHPTKRGESEDSLTG encoded by the exons ATGCTCAACGGTCGCAGTGAGGCGATTGTCGCCGCCACCTCTGTCTTTCTGGCCCTGTCGCTGGTCACCGTATGCCTGCGATGTTTCGTTCGTGCGCGGGTGGTGCGCGCTTTTGGCCTGGATGACTGGACGATGGTCGCCGCCATG GCCCTCAACCTAGCATTTGCCATTTGCACTCTCGTGGGTTGCTCTTATGGAATGGGCCAGAAGCAGGATTACTTTCGATCGCGCCCGGACTACTACCGTCGGGCTCTTCTG TGCTGGTGGCTCGGTCAATTCTTCTATATCATCACCTGTGTCGTCGCCAAActgtccatcatcatctccctCCTGCGCATCACCATTAACCGAGTGcatatcctcatcctgtATGCCGCCATGGGGGTGGCCCTGGCTGTGGGCctgttgttcttctttttcaccATGTTCGAATGTAAACCGGTCGATTACTTCTGGAACCGATCCAGCAAGCCGGGCTCGTGCCTCGATGCGGATATCCTCATCGCCATTGCGTATACCTACAGCGTGGGCGCGGCTATTACCGATTTCACCATTGGAATATTGCCGGTATTCATCATCTGGTCGCTGCGCATGAACACCCGGACGAAGATGGCCATTGCAGGAATTCTAGGGATCGGATGCATTGCCAGCGCGGCAGTCATTGTTCGAATTCCGTTTGTTCACAATTACAAGGATCCCGACTTCTTCTATGCGACCTACCAA ATCTCAATCTGGAGTAACGTCGAGGCTGGACTGGGCATCACGGCAGGTTCGCTGACGACCCTCCGCCCTCTGGTTCGCTTCCTTCGTGACGGCTCTTCGGTCTCCCGAAGTCAGCAACGAACACCAGGCTCATTTCCACTATCCGGGAATATACCCAAGGGACTCACGCGCCGGTCGAAGCCCGATGAGGGGGTTGACGACGCCCGTCGGCTCTGGACGGGAATGGCGGACGAAGAGTATCAGGGCATCACAACCACGATTATTACAGGGAGCCATCCCACAAAGCGGGGAGAGAGCGAGGACAGTCTAACTGGTTGA
- a CDS encoding putative neutral amino acid permease, whose amino-acid sequence MSPDTSDLDLETRPAVSLNRGEEYKEQPETPDEEPFGDEDDAEVRYRTLEWWFVSPVMLAGGTSLGILTLPSAVATLGIVPGVILIVGIAILTVYTGYVMGQFKQRYPHVHSIADGGEVLFGWVGREILGAGLLLCLVFVMGGHILTFTVMMNTLTDHGTCSVVFGVVGLLISLILSLPRTFKRMSWLSVISFASIVGAVLVTMIALGVQRPPNVRVEVTRPTSLYRAFLAVTDIVFAYAAHPAFFGFISEMKTPTDWPKTLCFVEIINTTLYTVTGVVIYRFAGQHVASPALGSTSPLMAKVAYGTAIPTIVIAGVINGHIACKYIYVRVFRGTEHMHRRSLFAIGTWVVISVVLWTVAWVIAEAVPEFNNLLSLITSLFCSWFSYGLCGAFWLFINKGLWFSSPRKTFLTIVNFTLLGMGACLCGLGLYASGRAISEESAGRIFSCASTA is encoded by the exons ATGTCACCCGATACTTCCGACCTCGACCTCGAAACGCGGCCGGCGGTATCCCTCAATCGAGGAGAGGAGTATAAAGAGCAACCTGAAACTCCTGACGAAGAGCCATtcggagatgaagacgatgcAGAGGTCAGGTACCGAACGTTGGAGTGGTGGTTTGTCAGCCCCG TCATGCTGGCTGGGGGCACATCGTTAGGCATCCTAACGCTTCCCTCGGCCGTGGCGACCCTGGGAATCGTCCC GGGCGTGATACTGATCGTCGGCATTGCTATCCTCACCGTTTACACCGGCTACGTAATGGGGCAATTCAAGCAACGGTATCCACATGTTCATAGCATTGCGGATGGGGGCGAGGTACTCTTTGGCTGGGTCGGACGTGAGATCCTTGGGGCGGGGCTGCTGCTCTGCCTGGTGTTTGTGATGGGAGGGCACATTCTCACCTTCACTGTCATGATGAACACACTGACCGACCATGGCACATGCAGTGTTGTTTTCGGGGTGGTGGGACTGCTGATTTCGCTTATATTGAGCTTGCCGCGGACGTTTAAGAGGATGTCATGGTTGTCAGTGATTT CGTTTGCCAGTATCGTTGGGGCAGTCTTGGTCACAATGATCGCGCTTGGTGTCCAGCGGCCGCCGAATGTGAGGGTCGAAGTGACCAGGCCGACTAGTCTGTACAGAGCGTTTCTCGCAGTCACGGATATCGTGTTCGCTTATG CCGCCCATCCAGccttctttggcttcatTTCCGAGATGAAAACCCCCACCGACTGGCCGAAGACGCTGTGTTTTGTTGAAATCATCAACACGACCTTGTACACCGTCACTGGGGTTGTTATCTACCGGTTTGCTGGTCAACATGTTGCTTCGCCAGCACTGGGCTCGACCAGCCCGTTGATGGCCAAGGTTGCGTATGGAACTGCAATTCCCACG ATTGTGATTGCTGGGGTGATTAATGGCCACATCGCCTGCAAGTACATTTATGTCCGCGTGTTCCGGGGTACCGAGCATATGCACCGGCGCAGTCTGTTTGCGATAGGGACTTGGGTGGTAATCTCGGTGGTGCTGTGGACGGTAGCCTGGGTCATTGCCGAAGCGGTTCCTGAATTCAATAACCTGCTGAGCCTGATC ACGTCACTGTTCTGCAGTTGGTTCTCGT ATGGACTCTGTGGTGCCTTCTGGctcttcatcaacaagggTCTTTGGTTCTCGTCGCCGAGGAAAACATTCTTGACCATTGTCAATTTCACCCTGCTCGGGATGGGAGCATGTCTG TGTGGCCTTGGACTGTATGCGTCGGGCCGAGCAATCAGCGAAGAGTCCGCTGGTCGCATTTTCTCCTGCGCTAGTACTGCATAG